In Mycobacterium sp. SMC-8, a single window of DNA contains:
- a CDS encoding PE domain-containing protein, whose translation MTSVVVNPVGLAAAAAATAGLSAQAAGHTAQAAAAAAVVPPGLEEISATNAAKIAAYSAEVSAVLAGASAMQALYGVANSVAGTVTSLEDAANAVLMNAVL comes from the coding sequence ATGACGTCAGTAGTAGTCAATCCGGTCGGTCTTGCCGCCGCCGCGGCGGCCACCGCAGGACTGTCAGCTCAAGCTGCCGGCCATACGGCGCAGGCGGCCGCGGCCGCGGCGGTCGTGCCGCCGGGGCTGGAGGAGATTTCGGCGACCAACGCGGCGAAAATCGCCGCGTACAGCGCGGAGGTGTCGGCGGTTCTGGCCGGGGCGTCGGCGATGCAAGCGCTCTACGGTGTCGCGAACTCGGTGGCGGGCACGGTGACCTCGCTCGAGGATGCGGCCAACGCCGTATTGATGAACGCGGTCCTGTAG